One genomic segment of Bacteroides caccae includes these proteins:
- a CDS encoding nitroreductase family protein yields MKTNEILENIKARRSVRAYTGQQVSEEDLQAVLEAATYAPSGMHLETWHFTAIQNADKLTELNERIKGSFAKSDEPRLKERGQSKTYCCYYHAPTLVIVSNEPTQWWAGMDCACAIENMFLAAHSLGIGSCWINQLGTTCDDPEVRAFITSLGVPENHKVYGCVALGYADSKIPMKEKKVKDGTITIVK; encoded by the coding sequence ATGAAGACAAATGAAATTTTAGAGAATATCAAAGCACGTCGAAGTGTACGGGCTTACACCGGTCAGCAGGTCTCGGAAGAGGATTTGCAGGCTGTTCTGGAGGCTGCTACTTATGCACCGAGCGGGATGCATCTGGAGACATGGCATTTCACTGCCATTCAGAATGCCGATAAACTGACCGAATTGAATGAACGTATCAAGGGATCTTTTGCCAAGAGCGACGAACCCCGTTTGAAGGAACGCGGGCAGAGCAAGACGTATTGTTGCTATTATCATGCTCCTACTTTGGTTATCGTTTCCAATGAGCCGACTCAGTGGTGGGCGGGTATGGACTGCGCCTGTGCTATCGAAAATATGTTTCTTGCGGCTCATTCTCTGGGGATCGGTTCTTGTTGGATAAATCAGCTCGGGACGACGTGTGACGATCCTGAGGTACGTGCATTTATTACTTCGTTGGGCGTTCCGGAAAATCATAAAGTTTACGGTTGTGTAGCGTTGGGATATGCTGATTCTAAAATCCCGATGAAAGAGAAAAAGGTGAAAGACGGTACGATAACTATTGTCAAGTAG
- a CDS encoding DEAD/DEAH box helicase has translation MLEKNEIIQSVLRNLRIEELNPMQEASLEQATGKKDVILLSPTGSGKTLAYLLPLLLTLKTDDGSVQVLILVPSRELALQIDSVFKAMGTSWKTCCCYGGHPIAEEKKSILGNHPAIIIGTPGRITDHLSKGNFNPETIHTLIIDEFDKSLEFGFHDEMAEIITQLPGLKKRMLLSATDAEEIPQFTGLNRTVKLNFLPDASEEQESRLTLMKVISPSKDKIDTLYNLLCTLGSSSSIVFCNHRDAVDRVHKLLAEKKLFAERFHGGMEQPDRERALYKFRNGSCHVLISTDLAARGLDIPEIEHIIHYHLPVNEEAFTHRNGRTARWDATGTSYLVLHAEEKLPTYIPDNIETVALPENAPRPPKSVWTTVYIGKGKKEKLSRIDIAGFLYKKGNLAREDVGAIDVKEHYAFVAVRRAKVKQLLNLIQGEKIKGMKTIIEEAK, from the coding sequence ATGTTAGAGAAAAATGAGATTATACAATCGGTTCTTCGTAACTTGAGGATCGAGGAGTTGAACCCGATGCAGGAAGCATCGCTGGAACAAGCTACAGGAAAAAAAGACGTCATACTGTTGTCACCGACAGGATCAGGTAAGACTTTGGCTTATCTGCTGCCATTATTGCTCACTTTGAAAACGGATGACGGTAGTGTGCAGGTATTAATCTTAGTACCTTCACGCGAGCTGGCTTTACAGATAGACAGTGTATTTAAGGCAATGGGTACTTCTTGGAAAACTTGTTGTTGTTATGGTGGGCACCCTATTGCTGAAGAAAAAAAGAGTATTCTAGGCAATCATCCTGCTATTATTATTGGTACTCCGGGACGTATCACCGATCATTTGTCCAAGGGAAACTTCAATCCCGAAACGATCCATACACTGATTATTGATGAATTTGACAAATCACTGGAATTTGGCTTCCATGATGAAATGGCGGAGATTATCACACAACTTCCGGGATTGAAGAAACGTATGCTGCTTTCAGCTACCGATGCAGAAGAAATTCCTCAGTTTACAGGATTGAACCGCACAGTGAAACTGAATTTCCTGCCGGATGCTTCTGAAGAACAGGAATCCCGCCTGACATTAATGAAGGTGATTTCTCCCTCGAAAGACAAGATTGATACTTTATATAATTTGCTTTGTACACTGGGAAGCAGTTCAAGTATTGTTTTCTGTAATCATCGGGATGCGGTAGACCGGGTACATAAGCTTCTGGCTGAAAAGAAGTTATTTGCCGAACGTTTTCATGGTGGCATGGAGCAGCCGGACCGTGAACGTGCTTTGTATAAATTCCGTAACGGTAGTTGTCATGTGCTTATCTCTACGGACCTCGCTGCCCGTGGGCTGGATATACCGGAAATTGAGCATATCATTCATTACCATCTTCCTGTGAACGAAGAAGCCTTCACGCATCGTAACGGACGTACCGCGCGTTGGGATGCAACCGGAACTTCTTATCTGGTGCTTCACGCTGAGGAAAAACTTCCGACTTATATCCCGGATAATATAGAAACAGTGGCATTACCGGAAAATGCTCCTCGTCCTCCTAAATCTGTCTGGACTACTGTATATATAGGTAAAGGAAAGAAAGAAAAATTAAGCCGGATAGATATTGCCGGATTCTTATATAAAAAAGGAAATTTGGCTCGTGAAGATGTAGGGGCTATTGATGTAAAAGAGCATTATGCATTTGTTGCCGTTCGTCGGGCTAAGGTGAAACAATTGCTGAATTTGATCCAAGGAGAAAAGATCAAAGGAATGAAGACAATTATCGAAGAAGCGAAGTAG
- the serC gene encoding 3-phosphoserine/phosphohydroxythreonine transaminase, translating to MKKHNFNAGPSILPREVIEDTAKAILDFNGSGLSLMEISHRAKDFQPVVDEAEALFKELLNIPEGYSVLFLGGGASMEFCMVPYNFLEKKAAYLNTGVWAKKAMKEAKGFGEVVEVASSAEATYTYIPKDYTIPVDADYFHITTNNTIYGTELKKDLDSPVPVIADMSSDIFSRPIDVSKYICIYGGAQKNLAPAGVTFVIVKNDALGKVSRYIPTMLNYQTHIDSGSMFNTPPVVPIYAALQTLRWIKAQGGVKEMERRAIEKADMLYAEIDRNKLFVGTAAKEDRSRMNICFVMAPEYKDLEADFLKFATEKGMVGIKGHRSVGGFRASCYNAMPKESVQALIDCMQEFEKLH from the coding sequence ATGAAAAAGCATAATTTCAATGCAGGACCTTCCATTCTTCCGCGTGAGGTGATAGAGGATACAGCGAAGGCTATTTTAGATTTCAACGGCTCTGGTTTATCTCTGATGGAAATCAGCCACCGTGCCAAAGACTTCCAACCTGTGGTTGACGAGGCAGAGGCATTATTCAAGGAATTACTCAATATCCCCGAAGGTTATTCGGTTTTGTTCCTGGGTGGAGGTGCTAGTATGGAGTTCTGCATGGTGCCCTATAATTTCCTCGAAAAAAAAGCAGCTTATTTGAATACCGGTGTATGGGCAAAGAAAGCAATGAAAGAAGCCAAAGGTTTTGGTGAAGTTGTAGAGGTTGCCTCTTCAGCCGAAGCTACATATACTTATATCCCGAAAGATTACACAATCCCTGTTGATGCAGATTATTTCCATATCACTACAAATAATACAATTTACGGTACGGAATTGAAGAAAGACCTCGATTCTCCGGTTCCAGTGATTGCCGATATGTCTTCTGATATTTTCTCACGTCCGATTGACGTTTCCAAATACATCTGTATCTATGGTGGTGCGCAGAAGAATTTGGCTCCCGCAGGTGTTACATTTGTTATCGTAAAGAATGACGCACTAGGTAAAGTTTCCCGCTATATCCCGACAATGTTGAACTATCAGACTCATATTGATAGTGGCTCTATGTTCAACACTCCTCCGGTAGTACCTATTTATGCTGCTTTGCAGACTCTTCGTTGGATTAAAGCTCAGGGTGGTGTGAAGGAAATGGAACGCCGTGCTATTGAAAAGGCTGATATGCTGTATGCAGAAATTGACCGTAATAAACTGTTCGTAGGTACTGCTGCCAAGGAAGACCGTTCACGCATGAATATCTGTTTTGTAATGGCTCCTGAATACAAAGATTTGGAGGCAGACTTCTTGAAGTTTGCAACAGAAAAAGGTATGGTAGGTATTAAGGGACACCGTTCCGTAGGTGGTTTCCGTGCTTCATGCTACAATGCTATGCCGAAAGAGAGCGTTCAGGCTTTGATTGACTGCATGCAGGAATTTGAAAAACTTCATTAA
- a CDS encoding HpaII family restriction endonuclease, which translates to MAFEATKKEWCELYTFFRLLADGKVVLGTAEAKIGEMSWPIAMIQREEHDGTRRYYIEEESVRIEGETGVKSMPREDFGIVADLILQAVKSSSENDVTSPEGVEEFLDEAGIFDLEAKTEDRTDFSVAFWHPEAPVRGFNVRSRLSAMNPLLDGGRAANLKLEQSGIKFATPTVNKINALPESPNEVSERMMLIERLGGVLKYSDVADRVFRSNLLMIDLHFPRVLTEMIRIMHLDGISRISELTEVIKQMNPLKIKDELINKHCFYEFKIKQFLMALALGMRPAKIYNGQDSAVEGILLVGGNGEVLCYHKSEKQVMEDFLFRNTRLEKGSLDKDKYGFLEKENGVYYFKLNAKIGLVKR; encoded by the coding sequence ATGGCATTTGAAGCAACAAAAAAAGAATGGTGCGAACTTTATACTTTCTTCCGCCTGTTGGCAGACGGAAAAGTTGTATTAGGCACGGCAGAAGCGAAAATAGGAGAAATGTCCTGGCCTATTGCAATGATTCAACGGGAAGAACATGACGGAACGCGCCGGTATTATATTGAAGAAGAATCAGTCCGTATTGAGGGAGAAACGGGTGTTAAGTCCATGCCGCGTGAAGATTTCGGTATTGTTGCCGATCTGATTTTGCAGGCAGTGAAATCCTCCTCGGAAAATGATGTCACCTCGCCGGAGGGAGTGGAAGAATTTTTGGACGAAGCCGGTATCTTCGATTTGGAAGCAAAAACAGAAGATCGTACAGATTTCTCGGTTGCCTTTTGGCATCCGGAAGCTCCGGTAAGAGGTTTCAATGTACGTTCGCGGTTGAGTGCCATGAATCCGTTATTGGACGGAGGGCGTGCGGCAAATCTTAAACTGGAGCAGAGTGGAATCAAGTTTGCTACTCCTACGGTGAATAAGATTAATGCATTGCCCGAATCCCCCAACGAAGTATCCGAGCGAATGATGCTGATAGAGCGTTTGGGTGGTGTGCTCAAATATTCGGATGTAGCCGACCGTGTGTTCCGCAGTAATCTTCTGATGATTGATTTACATTTTCCGCGTGTACTGACAGAGATGATTCGTATTATGCATTTGGACGGCATCTCCCGAATCAGTGAATTGACGGAAGTAATCAAGCAGATGAATCCTCTGAAGATAAAAGATGAGTTGATAAACAAACATTGTTTCTATGAGTTTAAAATAAAGCAATTCTTAATGGCTCTGGCCTTGGGGATGCGTCCGGCAAAGATATACAATGGTCAGGATTCGGCTGTTGAAGGCATTTTGCTGGTAGGTGGAAACGGGGAAGTACTTTGTTATCATAAATCGGAGAAGCAGGTCATGGAAGACTTCCTGTTCCGAAATACTCGTTTGGAAAAGGGCTCTTTGGATAAAGATAAATATGGCTTTTTGGAGAAAGAGAACGGAGTTTATTATTTCAAGCTGAATGCAAAGATTGGTTTGGTTAAACGGTAA
- a CDS encoding DUF1015 domain-containing protein, whose translation MAIIKPFKGIRPPQNLVEQVASRPYDVLNSEEARAEAEGNEKSLYHIIKPEIDFPVGTDEHDECVYSKAAENFQLFQDKGWLVQDSKENYYIYAQTMNGKTQYGLVVGAYVPDYMNGVIKKHELTRRDKEEDRMKHVRVNNANIEPVFFAYPDNDKLDVIIKKYTLEKPVYDFIAPGDGFGHTFWIIDQSEDIAAITTEFAKMPALYIADGHHRSAAAALVGAEKAKQNPNHKGDEEYNYFMAVCFPANQLTIIDYNRVVKDLNGLTPEQFLGALNKNFIVEEKGADIYKSSGLHNFSLYLGGKWYSLTAKAGTYNDNDPIGVLDVTISSNLILDEILGIKDLRSDKRIDFVGGIRGLGELKKRVDSGEMKVALALYPVSMKQLMDIADTGNIMPPKTTWFEPKLRSGLVIHKLE comes from the coding sequence ATGGCAATAATTAAACCTTTCAAGGGCATTCGTCCTCCGCAGAACCTGGTTGAACAGGTTGCTTCACGTCCTTATGATGTATTGAACTCAGAAGAAGCCCGCGCAGAAGCGGAAGGTAATGAAAAATCCCTTTATCATATTATTAAACCTGAAATAGATTTCCCTGTTGGTACGGACGAACATGATGAATGTGTTTACAGCAAGGCGGCCGAGAATTTCCAACTGTTTCAGGATAAAGGCTGGTTGGTGCAGGATAGCAAGGAAAACTATTATATCTATGCGCAGACAATGAACGGTAAGACGCAGTACGGATTGGTAGTCGGTGCGTATGTTCCCGATTATATGAATGGTGTTATTAAGAAACACGAACTTACCCGTCGCGACAAGGAGGAAGACCGTATGAAGCATGTTCGTGTGAACAATGCGAATATCGAACCCGTATTCTTTGCTTATCCCGATAATGATAAACTGGATGTTATCATCAAGAAATATACTTTGGAAAAGCCCGTCTATGACTTTATCGCTCCGGGTGACGGTTTCGGACATACTTTTTGGATTATTGACCAGAGTGAAGACATTGCGGCTATCACCACCGAATTTGCTAAAATGCCAGCTCTTTATATTGCCGACGGACATCATCGTTCTGCTGCCGCTGCATTGGTAGGTGCTGAAAAGGCAAAGCAGAATCCGAACCATAAGGGAGATGAAGAATATAACTATTTCATGGCAGTTTGTTTTCCTGCCAATCAGTTGACTATCATTGACTACAACCGTGTGGTAAAAGACCTCAATGGATTAACTCCCGAACAATTCCTTGGCGCCTTGAACAAGAACTTCATTGTTGAGGAAAAGGGGGCGGATATTTACAAATCTTCCGGTTTGCATAATTTCTCTCTTTATCTTGGAGGAAAATGGTATAGTTTGACTGCTAAAGCAGGTACATACAATGATAACGATCCGATCGGTGTGCTTGATGTGACTATATCCTCCAACTTGATTTTGGATGAAATCTTAGGCATCAAAGATTTACGCTCCGACAAACGTATCGACTTTGTAGGAGGTATCCGTGGTTTGGGAGAACTCAAGAAACGTGTAGACAGTGGTGAGATGAAAGTGGCATTAGCTCTTTATCCCGTGTCTATGAAGCAATTAATGGATATTGCCGATACAGGTAACATCATGCCTCCAAAGACAACTTGGTTCGAACCGAAACTTCGTTCGGGACTGGTTATCCATAAATTGGAATAA
- a CDS encoding IMPACT family protein, with amino-acid sequence MTAEDTYKTIAEPSEGIYTEKRSKFIAIALPVRTLDEIKAHLETYQKKYYDARHVCYAYMLGAARKDFRANDNGEPSGTAGKPILGQINSNELTDILIIVVRYFGGIKLGTNGLIVAYKAAAAEAIAAATVIEKTVDEEVTIMFEYPFMNDVMRIVKEEEPEILRQSYDMDCSMTLRIRSSMMPKLRARLEKVETARILEED; translated from the coding sequence ATGACTGCTGAAGATACTTACAAAACCATTGCCGAACCTTCCGAAGGTATTTATACAGAAAAGCGGAGCAAGTTTATTGCTATCGCCCTGCCTGTGCGTACTCTCGATGAGATAAAAGCTCATCTTGAAACGTATCAGAAGAAGTATTATGATGCACGGCACGTATGCTATGCCTATATGCTGGGAGCCGCTCGCAAAGATTTCCGTGCCAATGATAATGGAGAGCCTTCCGGAACGGCGGGCAAGCCTATTCTCGGACAGATAAACTCCAATGAACTGACAGACATCCTGATTATCGTAGTCCGTTACTTCGGAGGAATCAAGTTGGGGACAAACGGACTGATTGTTGCCTATAAAGCTGCTGCTGCCGAAGCAATAGCTGCTGCTACGGTCATCGAGAAAACGGTGGACGAGGAAGTGACAATCATGTTTGAGTATCCTTTTATGAATGATGTGATGCGTATTGTCAAGGAAGAAGAACCGGAGATTCTTCGGCAGTCGTATGATATGGATTGCAGTATGACATTGCGCATCCGTTCTTCCATGATGCCGAAACTGCGTGCACGGCTGGAGAAAGTGGAAACGGCACGGATTCTTGAGGAAGACTGA
- a CDS encoding NAD(P)-dependent oxidoreductase has translation MKVLVATEKPFAKIAVDGIRKEIEAAGYELVLLEKYTDKAQLLDAVKDANAIIIRSDIIDAEVLDAAKELKIVVRAGAGYDNVDLASATAHDVCVMNTPGQNSNAVAELALGMMVYAVRNFYNGTSGTELMGKKLGIHAYGNVGRNVARVAKGFGMEVYAYDAFCPKEVIEKDGVKALDSAAELYKTCQFVSLHIPATAETKNSINYALLKDMPKGAMLVNTARKEVINEAELIKLMEDRADFKYITDIMPAANAEFVEKFAGRYFSTPKKMGAQTAEANINAGIAAAQQIVGFLKDGCEKFRVNK, from the coding sequence ATGAAAGTACTTGTAGCTACTGAAAAACCGTTTGCAAAGATTGCAGTAGACGGTATCCGTAAAGAAATTGAAGCGGCCGGATATGAGCTTGTTTTGCTTGAAAAATATACAGATAAGGCTCAGTTGTTGGATGCAGTGAAAGATGCTAATGCGATTATTATCCGTAGTGATATTATTGATGCAGAAGTGTTGGATGCTGCGAAAGAGTTGAAGATTGTGGTTCGTGCCGGTGCAGGATATGATAATGTTGACTTGGCTTCCGCTACTGCTCACGACGTTTGTGTGATGAATACTCCGGGACAGAACTCTAATGCTGTTGCCGAACTGGCTTTGGGTATGATGGTTTATGCTGTCCGTAACTTCTATAACGGTACTTCCGGTACGGAATTAATGGGCAAGAAATTGGGTATCCATGCTTACGGAAACGTAGGTCGCAATGTAGCCCGTGTTGCTAAAGGCTTCGGAATGGAAGTTTATGCATACGATGCATTCTGCCCGAAAGAAGTAATCGAGAAAGACGGAGTGAAAGCGCTTGATTCTGCTGCAGAACTTTACAAGACTTGCCAGTTTGTTTCTCTGCACATCCCGGCAACTGCCGAAACAAAGAACTCTATCAACTATGCTTTGCTGAAAGACATGCCGAAAGGTGCTATGCTAGTGAATACTGCCCGTAAGGAAGTAATTAATGAAGCAGAACTTATCAAATTAATGGAAGACCGTGCAGACTTCAAATACATTACGGACATTATGCCTGCTGCTAACGCTGAATTTGTAGAAAAGTTTGCCGGACGTTATTTCTCAACACCGAAGAAAATGGGTGCACAGACTGCCGAAGCAAATATCAATGCTGGTATTGCTGCAGCTCAACAGATTGTCGGTTTTCTGAAAGACGGTTGTGAGAAGTTTAGAGTAAACAAATAA
- the gcvP gene encoding aminomethyl-transferring glycine dehydrogenase, with the protein MKTDLLASRHIGINEQDTTVMLRKIGVDSLDELIEKTIPANIRLKEPLALNAPLTEYEFGKHIAELAGKNKLYTTYIGMGWYNTITPAVIQRNVFENPVWYTSYTPYQTEVSQGRLEALMNFQTAICDLTAMPLANCSLLDEATAAAEAVSMMYALRSRAQQKAGANVVFVDENIFPQTLAVMTTRAVPQGIELRVGKYKEFEPSQEVFACVLQYPNSNGSVEDYTEFTEKAHAADCKVAVAADILSLALLTPPGEWEADIVFGTTQRLGTPMFYGGPSAGYFATRDEYKRNMPGRIIGWSKDKYGKLCYRMALQTREQHIKREKATSNICTAQALLATMAGFYAVYHGQEGITTIASRIHSITVFLDKQLKKFGYTQVNAQYFDTLRFELPEHVSAQQIRTIALSKEVNLRYFENGNVGFSIDETTDVAAANVLLSIFAIAAGKDYQKVDDIPEKSNIDKTVKRTTPFLTHEVFNKYHTETEMMRYIKRLDRKDISLAQSMISLGSCTMKLNAAAEMLPLSRPEFMGMHPLVPEDQAEGYRELINNLSEDLKIITGFAGVSLQPNSGAAGEYTGLRVIRAYLESIGQGHRNKILIPASAHGTNPASAIQAGFITVTCACDEQGNVDMDDLRAKAEENKEELAALMITYPSTHGIFETEIKEICHIIHACGAQVYMDGANMNAQVGLTNPGFIGADVCHLNLHKTFASPHGGGGPGVGPICVAEHLVPFLPGHGIFGNAQNQVSSAPFGSAGILPITYGYIRMMGTEGLTMATKIAILNANYLAACLKDTYGIVYRGANGFVGHEMILECRKVHEETGISENDIAKRLMDYGYHAPTLSFPVHGTLMIEPTESESLAELDNFVDVMLNIWQEIQEVKNGEADKDDNVLINAPHPEYEIVSDRWEHSYTREKAAYPIESVRENKFWINVARVDNTLGDRKLLPTRYGTFE; encoded by the coding sequence ATGAAAACCGATTTGTTAGCTAGCCGTCACATCGGCATCAATGAACAAGACACAACTGTAATGCTCCGCAAAATTGGTGTGGACTCGTTGGACGAACTAATTGAGAAAACCATTCCCGCCAATATCCGGCTGAAAGAGCCACTGGCATTAAACGCTCCCCTGACGGAATACGAATTTGGGAAACACATCGCTGAACTGGCAGGTAAGAACAAACTGTACACTACATACATTGGTATGGGTTGGTACAACACGATTACTCCGGCCGTTATCCAACGGAATGTGTTCGAAAATCCCGTATGGTATACGTCTTATACTCCTTATCAGACCGAAGTTTCGCAAGGACGCCTGGAAGCACTGATGAATTTCCAAACTGCCATATGCGACCTTACCGCCATGCCGCTTGCCAACTGCTCACTCTTGGACGAAGCGACTGCGGCTGCCGAAGCCGTAAGTATGATGTACGCCCTACGTTCCCGTGCGCAACAGAAAGCGGGTGCGAACGTAGTGTTTGTTGACGAAAATATTTTCCCTCAGACATTGGCGGTAATGACTACACGTGCCGTACCTCAAGGCATCGAGCTGCGTGTAGGTAAATATAAAGAATTTGAACCTTCACAGGAAGTATTTGCCTGCGTATTGCAATATCCCAATTCGAATGGCAGCGTAGAAGATTACACAGAGTTTACGGAAAAGGCTCATGCGGCAGATTGTAAAGTTGCCGTTGCCGCCGACATCCTAAGTCTTGCCTTGCTGACACCTCCGGGAGAATGGGAAGCGGACATCGTATTCGGAACAACACAACGCCTAGGCACACCGATGTTCTACGGCGGACCTTCGGCCGGCTACTTCGCCACACGGGATGAATACAAACGGAATATGCCAGGACGAATCATCGGCTGGTCTAAAGACAAATACGGTAAACTTTGTTACCGAATGGCTTTACAGACCCGCGAACAGCATATCAAACGCGAGAAGGCAACTTCAAATATCTGTACGGCACAGGCATTGCTGGCTACAATGGCAGGATTCTATGCCGTTTACCACGGTCAGGAAGGTATCACAACTATCGCTTCACGTATCCACAGTATCACCGTATTCCTTGATAAACAATTGAAGAAATTCGGATATACGCAAGTGAATGCACAATACTTCGATACCCTGCGCTTCGAACTGCCCGAACACGTTTCGGCACAGCAAATCCGTACGATAGCTCTTAGCAAGGAAGTAAATCTGCGTTATTTCGAAAACGGAAACGTAGGGTTCAGTATTGACGAAACGACTGATGTAGCAGCCGCCAATGTGTTGCTTTCTATCTTTGCCATTGCTGCGGGAAAAGATTATCAGAAGGTGGATGACATCCCTGAAAAAAGCAATATAGACAAGACTGTAAAACGTACCACGCCTTTCCTTACACACGAAGTATTCAACAAATATCATACGGAGACGGAGATGATGCGTTACATCAAACGTCTTGACCGCAAGGATATTTCGCTGGCCCAATCTATGATCTCCCTCGGTTCATGTACCATGAAACTGAATGCCGCTGCGGAAATGCTGCCTTTGAGCCGTCCCGAATTTATGGGTATGCATCCATTGGTTCCGGAAGACCAGGCAGAAGGGTATCGGGAATTGATTAATAATCTGAGTGAGGACTTGAAGATCATCACCGGTTTTGCCGGCGTAAGTTTGCAGCCAAATTCGGGAGCTGCCGGAGAATATACAGGCCTTCGTGTGATTCGTGCCTATCTCGAAAGCATTGGTCAGGGACACCGTAACAAGATATTGATTCCCGCTTCAGCTCACGGAACGAATCCGGCATCGGCAATACAGGCAGGGTTTATAACCGTCACCTGCGCATGCGACGAGCAAGGAAATGTAGACATGGACGACTTGCGTGCCAAAGCGGAAGAAAACAAAGAAGAACTGGCGGCACTGATGATTACATACCCTTCTACACACGGTATCTTCGAAACAGAAATAAAAGAAATCTGCCATATTATCCATGCTTGTGGAGCACAAGTATATATGGACGGTGCGAACATGAATGCACAAGTCGGGTTAACCAATCCGGGATTTATCGGTGCTGATGTCTGCCATTTGAACCTTCACAAAACGTTTGCTTCACCTCACGGTGGTGGTGGTCCGGGTGTGGGTCCTATCTGTGTGGCCGAGCATCTGGTACCTTTCCTTCCGGGACACGGAATCTTCGGTAATGCACAGAATCAGGTTTCCTCCGCTCCGTTCGGAAGTGCGGGAATCCTGCCGATCACTTACGGATACATCCGTATGATGGGTACAGAAGGACTGACTATGGCTACTAAAATCGCGATTCTAAATGCCAATTACCTGGCTGCTTGTCTGAAAGACACGTATGGGATCGTTTATCGCGGAGCGAATGGTTTCGTCGGGCACGAGATGATTCTGGAATGCCGCAAAGTGCACGAGGAAACGGGCATCTCCGAAAATGATATCGCAAAACGTCTCATGGATTATGGTTATCATGCTCCTACCCTCTCCTTCCCTGTGCATGGCACGCTGATGATTGAGCCAACCGAAAGCGAGAGTCTGGCAGAACTGGATAATTTCGTTGATGTCATGCTGAACATCTGGCAGGAAATTCAAGAAGTGAAGAACGGTGAAGCGGACAAAGACGACAACGTATTGATTAATGCTCCGCATCCCGAATACGAAATTGTAAGTGATCGCTGGGAGCACTCGTACACACGCGAAAAAGCAGCTTACCCGATAGAAAGTGTACGTGAGAATAAGTTCTGGATAAATGTGGCACGTGTAGACAATACACTGGGAGACCGGAAGTTATTGCCGACTCGCTACGGCACATTCGAATAA
- a CDS encoding C39 family peptidase translates to MRNRYNILFSLFWASLVLVGIETQAQENLKFAPNDIPVPWYSQKITGCPYTHCSLASSLMVFDYFKGMTADAQRTSSDAEKKLIEYQRNYFFKKRAPFRRRTSIGQGGYYSFEIDSLTRYYENMISAEHFQQKDYRILKDYIDRGIPVLINVRYTGATRGLRPGPRGHWIVLRGIDDKYVWVNDPGRSPEMRSKGENIRYPIKKQVGNPSYFDGCWTGRYIVVTPREWIRNPLESVNKKHKIYGI, encoded by the coding sequence ATGAGGAACAGATATAATATACTTTTCAGCTTGTTTTGGGCTTCTCTTGTGTTGGTTGGCATTGAAACACAGGCACAGGAGAACTTGAAATTTGCTCCAAACGACATACCTGTTCCCTGGTATTCGCAGAAAATCACAGGTTGTCCCTATACACACTGTTCGCTTGCATCCTCATTAATGGTATTCGATTATTTCAAAGGCATGACAGCAGACGCGCAACGAACCTCTTCGGATGCGGAAAAGAAACTGATTGAATATCAGAGGAACTATTTTTTTAAGAAACGCGCTCCCTTCCGTCGTCGTACATCGATAGGGCAGGGAGGATATTATTCTTTCGAAATAGATTCATTGACCCGTTATTATGAGAATATGATAAGTGCGGAACATTTCCAACAGAAAGATTACCGGATACTGAAAGATTATATCGACCGTGGGATTCCCGTGTTGATAAACGTAAGGTATACAGGAGCAACTCGTGGACTTCGTCCCGGACCACGAGGACATTGGATTGTATTGCGTGGCATTGATGATAAATATGTGTGGGTGAATGACCCCGGCCGTTCGCCGGAGATGAGGAGTAAAGGCGAGAATATTCGCTATCCGATTAAGAAACAAGTCGGCAATCCTTCTTATTTTGACGGATGCTGGACAGGCAGATATATTGTGGTTACTCCGAGAGAATGGATACGTAATCCTCTTGAATCAGTAAATAAGAAACATAAGATATATGGCATTTGA